The following coding sequences are from one Lepisosteus oculatus isolate fLepOcu1 chromosome 19, fLepOcu1.hap2, whole genome shotgun sequence window:
- the LOC102690347 gene encoding trinucleotide repeat-containing gene 6A protein isoform X3 yields the protein MERNSNHVQDNVIECTDSAGEQIREGFISCHCLEKDHFPAGPGKSHQELEAVATKEAEEKQNRDIVQEKEGQLMEERKKRKDDKKKKDAGLKKAIEQKNKVPEHIKSSLSQPQPANPNSGTSTVTSTVSNAKRAPASSQPQAPPRYPPREVPPRFRQHEQKQLLRRGQPLPVLAATLGTRAQPSSGQPGGAPPASEGSLQNGTKAHHPGMPPIRDLVSHSPNQTDLNRSGLGSHYENSHWGSGSTGSDSNTNWDKVIVDGCDKEAWPSITGSDPELASECMDTDSASSSGSEKNLSIMASGNTGGDGDGSRHGSGHGSHFMVANGSNNVGNGSIKGPWGSSSGSMLSTCQGPGENPNSKLTESSHGKLNAWGTLGSSTNGGNPSTLNPNANHGAWPVLENSGHNQHGSVGNGNGNTSIQRSTIGQTPGSQSINSKGGDSTHASWGSLQDNTPESEVNGTSKVSLSGQPQNLNTEMNGPNNTTNLMTSSLPNSTGSMQMNELPTGHRAWRVGTGSSTQLQASSVSNGTSISQQGNSEGMNGTAWGAPPGTNYSGDKCPVPKGQAVGDTVNATLMQSGINGSAAGAASFKNNNNGVGGRGGGWDSGAAWGAGNGVGPVGIPRPWGSASSSSSSSSSSSSSNTGTKVSKGEWNSLPNNNQHSNDGGIGSRKGTNGWKSLEDDALGVGGSNGQVPQSSEQGGMWAKSGGSEGSGESTGSRSDRMSGDAPRGRDRRKANPQGPVQNVISRSDLDPRVLSNTGWGQTPIRQNTAWDIEATSCNDKKTDNGTEAWGGSVSQASDSGGWGDGPSANSNDTSSVSGWADPKPAPGWGDTKGSSGQGGWEDNSAATGVGKSNQSWGGSKEDKSSTWSDAQKVKQGWMEGQKSNQGWGTPSGAGWGGDVPRGNHWGDPPKSGSGGWDSDSDRSGSGWSETGRAGGGNTWRGSGGGNSPNTAGPSGWGDPNKANNQGQGWGEPPKPSHPAQGWGDTGKPRNSPDWNKPQDATAGPPSSWGTGTSQPGPSTNNKPSGWLGGPIPAPPKEEESTGWEEPSPESIRRKMEIDDGTSAWGDPSKYKYNNVNMWNKNSVADQETQASSQQHPPQPLPPPSAIPSKEKGWGEPYRAPPKAESSWGEPTGPPVAVDNGTSAWGKPMDTGTSWEEAGVESAGTGSWSGPAVGQQPPHKPGPKPMQDGWCGEEMPMPSMRHSSWEDEEDVEIGMWNNTPSQEMNQSGNWPSCMKKLPPKGNIKGGNKQDDVWINQFVKQFNNIGFSRESSDEPLKSNKMELPGGMLPDKRMDMDKHGLNIGEYNGVIGKSPGSRHQISKESSMERSPYFDKLSLSLSGQDGIVAEEPQNVQFSSNQNMKLPPSNNALPNQSPGSVSGLSLQNLNSVRQNVNPGFSGSNAAAQARSTQQPPAQPLNSSQPNLRAQVPPPLLSPQVPASLLKYPPNNGGLNPLFGPQQVAMLNQLSQLTQLSHISQLQRLLLQQKVQNQRSMPIGGRQQQDQQGRPLGTAHQMMPPPRHLDPSLMKQQQQQQPSPQPSSLHQPGLKSYLENFMPHNASDLQKEQNTLNSFSNFPIGGFPSHPNLGQADSLLHQAVKHPLSGSDGSGCYPAGSSHSHSLFSPPLSNGHAGPGSPIYHRAGRTFASNENHTLSTRGLNSNLNVSNLDIGSISFKEPQSRLKKWTALDISVNPSLDQNSSKPGAIPSGLRLEDSPFGPYDFMNTSNSPVSPPGSVGDGWPNRAKSPHGSSNVNWPPEFRPGEPWKGYPNIDPETDPYVTPGSVINNLSINTVRDVDHLRDRNNGSTSSLNTTLPSTSAWSSIRASNYSGSLSSTAQSTSARNSDSKSTWSPGPVTNTSLAHELWKVPLPPKGITAPSRPPPGLTGQKPPSSWDNSSLRLGGGWGSSDSRYTPGSSWGDNSSGRTTNWLVLKNLTPQIDGSTLRTLCMQHGPLITFHLNLPHGNAVVCYSSKEEAAKAQKSLHMCVLGNTTILAEFASEEEISRFFAQGQSMTASPGWQALGVSQNRIGSIESSHPFSNRNDPNHWNGAGLSGAGSGDLHGTSLWGASNYSTSLWGNPSGSEGRGIGSPSPINSFLPVDHLTGAGDSI from the exons TGCCAGAACATATCAAGTCCAGTTTAAGCCAGCCTCAGCCTGCCAACCCGAACAGCGGCACTTCCACCGTAACCAGCACCGTCAGCAATGCCAAGCGGGCCCCAGCCAGCAGCCAGCCGCAAGCCCCGCCTCGATACCCGCCCCGCGAAGTTCCGCCGCGTTTCCGCCAGCACGAGCAGAAGCAGCTGCTGAGGCGGGGTCAGCCTCTCCCTGTCCTTGCTGCCACCCTGGGAACCAGAGCGCAGCCCTCCTCCGGccagccagggggcgctccgCCAGCCAGTGAGGGGTCGCTGCAGAACGGCACCAAGGCCCACCACCCAG GCATGCCTCCCATACGGGATTTGGTCAGCCACTCCCCTAACCAGACAG ATTTGAATCGCAGTGGTCTGGGATCTCATTATGAAAATTCCCACTGGGGTTCCGGCTCAACTGGCAGCGATTCGAACACCAACTGGGACAAAGTCATCGTAGACGGCTGCGACAAGGAAGCCTGGCCTTCTATCACTGGTAGCGACCCAGAGTTAGCCTCAGAATGTATGGACACTGACTCTGCCTCAAGCTCTGGGTCTGAGAAAAACCTTAGTataatggcttctgggaacactGGTGGTGACGGCGATGGCAGTAGGCACGGCAGTGGACATGGTTCTCATTTTATGGTTGCAAATGGCAGCAATAACGTGGGCAATGGGAGTATTAAGGGGCCATGGGGCTCATCCTCTGGCTCAATGCTAAGCACATGTCAAGGCCCCGGGGAGAATCCCAACAGCAAGCTAACAGAAAGTAGCCATGGTAAATTAAACGCATGGGGTACCCTAGGTTCCTCAACCAATGGAGGTAATCCAAGCACTTTGAACCCAAATGCCAACCATGGTGCCTGGCCTGTTTTGGAAAACAGTGGGCATAATCAGCACGGGTCTGTGGGCAACGGAAATGGCAACACCAGTATCCAACGTAGCACCATAGGTCAGACGCCTGGCAGTCAGAGTATTAACTCTAAGGGGGGTGACTCCACCCATGCATCCTGGGGCAGCCTCCAGGACAACACCCCCGAGTCTGAAGTCAATGGTACAAGTAAGGTTTCGTTAAGCGGGCAACCTCAAAACCTTAACACTGAAATGAATGGACCAAATAACACTACTAACTTGATGACCTCTAGTTTACCAAACTCTACTGGTTCAATGCAGATGAACGAACTGCCTACAGGGCACCGAGCCTGGCGTGTGGGCACAGGGAGCTCCACTCAGCTCCAGGCCTCTTCAGTTTCTAATGGCACTTCCATTTCTCAGCAAGGCAACAGCGAGGGAATGAATGGTACGGCATGGGGAGCTCCACCAGGCACTAACTATTCTGGAGACAAATGCCCAGTTCCTAAAGGCCAAGCTGTGGGTGACACTGTGAATGCAACTCTAATGCAGTCTGGGATTAACGGATCAGCTGCAGGCGCTGCTTCttttaagaataataataacGGGGTGGGGGGTCGTGGAGGGGGGTGGGATTCAGGGGCGGCTTGGGGAGCAGGGAATGGTGTTGGCCCTGTGGGGATCCCTCGCCCCTGGGGGAGCGCCTCCTCGTCGTCctcatcttcctcctcctcctcttcttcaaACACTGGCACTAAGGTCTCCAAGGGAGAGTGGAACAGCCTGCCCAACAACAATCAGCATTCCAACGACGGCGGAATTGGGAGCAGGAAGGGAACAAACGGCTGGAAGTCTCTGGAGGACGATGCTCTAGGGGTCGGGGGCAGCAACGGGCAGGTACCCCAATCGAGCGAGCAGGGCGGCATGTGGGCCAAGTCGGGTGGCAGCGAAGGCAGCGGTGAAAGCACGGGCAGCCGCAGCGACAGAATGAGCGGAGATGCGCCCCGTGGTCGAGACCGCCGAAAGGCAAACCCCCAGGGGCCGGTACAGAACGTGATCTCCAGGTCCGACCTGGACCCCCGTGTCCTGTCCAACACGGGCTGGGGCCAGACCCCAATCCGACAGAACACCGCCTGGGACATCGAGGCCACCTCGTGCAACGACAAAAAGACTGACAACGGGACGGAGGCGTGGGGTGGCTCCGTCTCCCAGGCATCTGACTCAGGGGGATGGGGGGACGGGCCCAGCGCCAACAGCAACGATACCTCATCAGTATCTGGGTGGGCCGATCCAAAGCCTGCCCCTGGGTGGGGAGACACCAAAGGCTCTAGTGGCCAAGGGGGGTGGGAGGACAATTCTGCTGCTACGGGAGTGGGCAAGAGCAATCAGTCTTGGGGAGGTAGCAAAGAAGACAAGTCTTCTACGTGGAGTGATGCACAAAAGGTCAAACAGGGATGGATGGAAGGACAGAAATCTAACCAGGGTTGGGGGACTCCTTCTGGAGCGGGTTGGGGAGGAGATGTTCCACGGGGGAACCACTGGGGCGACCCTCCCAAGTCAGGTTCAGGCGGCTGGGACAGTGACAGCGACCGCTCGGGATCTGGCTGGAGCGAGACGGGCCGCGCCGGCGGTGGCAACACCTGGAGGGGCAGCGGAGGGGGCAACTCTCCCAATACCGCAGGACCATCTGGCTGGGGAGATCCTAATAAGGCTAACAATCAGGGCCAGGGATGGGGGGAACCTCCCAAACCCAGCCATCCTGCCCAGGGCTGGGGCGATACCGGCAAGCCCCGCAACTCCCCCGACTGGAACAAGCCGCAGGATGCGACAGCAGGGCCACCCTCTTCCTGGGGCACTGGTACCTCACAGCCAGGGCCCTCTACCAACAACAAGCCATCGGGTTGGCTTGGGGGGCCCATCCCGGCCCCCCCAAAAGAGGAGGAGTCAACGGGTTGGGAGGAGCCCTCCCCAGAGTCGATCAGGCGCAAGATGGAGATTGATGATGGCACCTCAGCCTGGGGGGACCCCAGCAAGTACAAGTACAACAATGTGAACATGTGGAACAAGAACAGCGTTGCTGACCAGGAAACACAAGCCTCATCACAGCAACATCCCCCACAGCCTCTACCGCCACCAAGTGCCATACCCAGCAAGGAGAAGG GCTGGGGCGAGCCATACAGAGCACCGCCCAAAGCAGAGTCTTCATGGGGGGAGCCTACCGGTCCCCCCGTGGCTGTGGACAACGGCACGTCGGCCTGGGGCAAGCCCATGGACACGGGGACGAGCTGGGAGGAAGCTGGTGTGGAGAGCGCGGGCACAGGCAGCTGGAGCGGCCCCGCAGTGGGACAGCAGCCACCACATAAACCTG GACCCAAACCTATGCAAGATGGCTGGTGTGGCGAAGAGATGCCCATGCCAAGTATGCGCCACTCGAGCTGGGAAGACGAGGAGGATGTCGAGATTGGGATGTGGAATAACACTCCTTCCCAAGAGATGAACCAGTCTGGGAACTGGCCTTCGTGCATGAAGAAGTTGCCTCCAAAG GGCAATATTAAAGGAGGCAACAAGCAGGACGATGTATGGATCAATCAATTTGTGAAGCAATTTAACAATATTGGTTTCTCT AGGGAATCTTCAGACGAACCCTTGAAGAGCAATAAGATGGAATTGCCTGGAg GAATGTTACCTGACAAGCGCATGGATATGGATAAGCACGGTCTGAATATTGGAGAGTATAATGGTGTGATTGGAAAGAGCCCTGGCTCACGCCATCAGATTTCCAAAGAGTCTTCCATGGAGCGCAGTCCCTACTTTGATAAG CTATCTCTATCCCTGTCTGGTCAAGATGGCATTGTAGCAGAAGAGCcacaaaatgtacagttttcATCTAATCAAAATATGAAGCTTCCCCCTTCAAACAATGCACTACCTAATCAGAGTCCTGGCTCTGTGTCGGGGCTGAGCCTCCAAAACTTGAATTCGGTCAGACAG AATGTCAATCCCGGGTTCAGTGGCAGTAATGCAGCAGCACAAGCCAGGAGCACACAACAGCCTCCAGCACAACCTCTGAACTCATCTCAGCCTAATCTCCGCGCACAAGTGCCTCCTCCATTGCTTTCCCCTCAG GTTCCAGCATCATTGTTGAAATATCCTCCAAACAATGGAGGTCTGAACCCTCTGTTCGGGCCACAGCAGGTAGCTATGCTGAACCAGCTTTCCCAGCTCACCCAGCTCTCCCACATCTCTCAGCTGCAG CGCCTCCTCCTTCAGCAGAAGGTACAGAACCAGAGAAGCATGCCTATTGGTGGCCGTCAGCAGCAGGACCAGCAG GGTCGCCCTCTAGGCACTGCTCACCAGATGATGCCGCCCCCGCgccacctggacccctccctgatgaagcagcagcagcagcagcagccttcCCCCCAGCCGTCATCTCTGCACCAGCCTGGCCTCAAATCCTACCTGGAGAACTTCATGCCCCACAATGCATCTGACTTGCAGAAAGAGCAGAACACACTCAATTCATTCAGTAATTTCCCTATAGGTGGGTTTCCTTCCCATCCTAACTTAGGGCAGGCTGACTCTCTGTTGCACCAAGCTGTGAAGCACCCTCTGTCTGGTTCAGACGGTTCAGGCTGTTACCCAGCTGGCAGTAGCCACAGTCATAGCCTTTTTAGCCCTCCACTGAGCAATGGCCATGCTGGGCCAGGCTCGCCCATCTACCACCGGGCAGGGAGGACCTTTGCCAGCAACGAAAACCACACTTTATCAACAAGAG GCTTGAACTCAAACTTGAATGTAAGCAACCTGGATATTGGCAGTATTAGTTTTAAAGAGCCACAGTCCCGGCTGAAGAAATGGACTGCCTTGGACATTTCCGTTAACCCATCTCTAGATCAAAACTCCAGCAAACCTG gtGCTATTCCTTCTGGGCTGAGGCTTGAAGATTCCCCCTTTGGTCCATATGACTTCATGAACACCAGTAACTCTCCTGTCAGCCCTCCTGGTTCTGTGGGAGACGGCTGGCCCAACCGTGCCAAATCGCCTCATGGCTCCAGCAATGTCAACTGGCCACCAG AATTTCGCCCTGGTGAGCCTTGGAAAGGATATCCAAACATTGACCCTGAAACTGACCCTTACGTCACGCCTGGCAGTGTGATTAATAATCTCTCCATTAATACTGTCCGGGACGTTGACCACCTCAGGGACAGGAACAATG GGTCAACCTCATCTCTAAACACCACGCTGCCTTCAACTAGTGCCTGGTCATCCATTCGTGCCTCCAACTACAGTGGTTCCCTCAGCAGTACAGCACAAAGCACTTCAG CCAGAAACAGTGACTCCAAATCCACATGGTCTCCTGGTCCAGTCACTAACACCTCTCTGGCTCATGAGCTGTGGAAGGTTCCTCTGCCACCGAAAGGCATCACCGCTCCGTCCCGTCCACCCCCCGGCCTGACCGGCCAGAAGCCCCCATCGTCGTGGGACAACAGCTCACTGCGCCTAGGGGGAGGCTGGGGAAGCTCCGACTCCAGATACACCCCCG GTTCGAGTTGGGGCGACAACAGCTCAGGGAGAACAACTAATTGGCTTGTTCTCAAAAATCTCACACCTCAG ATTGATGGCTCCACTCTGCGAACTTTGTGCATGCAGCACGGTCCACTGATAACATTCCACCTGAACCTGCCCCACGGCAATGCTGTAGTCTGCTACAGTTCAAAGGAGGAGGCAGCCAAGGCACAAAAATCTCTGCACAT GTGCGTTTTAGGGAACACTACTATTCTTGCTGAGTTTGCTAGTGAAGAGGAAATTAGCCGTTTCTTTGCACAAGGCCAGTCCATGACTGCCTCGCCCGGCTGGCAGGCTCTGGGTGTCTCTCAGAACCGAATCGGATCCATTGAGAGTTCCCACCCTTTCTCCAACCGCAATGATCCAAATCACTGGAACGGTGCTGGGCTGTCAGGAGCTGGCAGTGGAGACCTTCACGGCACTTCCCTCTGGGGTGCTTCTAACTATTCCACTAGCCTATGGGGGAACCCCAGTGGCAGTGAGGGCCGGGGAATCGGCAGCCCATCCCCCATCAACTCCTTCCTTCCTGTCGACCACTTGACAGGAGCTGGAGACTCCATCTGA